One genomic window of Cricetulus griseus strain 17A/GY chromosome 3, alternate assembly CriGri-PICRH-1.0, whole genome shotgun sequence includes the following:
- the Slc22a6 gene encoding solute carrier family 22 member 6 isoform X2: protein MAFNDLLKQVGGAGRFQLIQVTLVVVPLLLMASHNTLQNFTAAIPAHHCRPPASANLSKDGGLEAWLPLDKQGRPESCLRFTSPQWVPPFHNGTEVNDTGVTEPCIDGWVYDNSTFPSTIVTEWNLVCSHRAFRQLAQSLYMVGVLLGAMVFGYLADRLGRRKVLILNYLQTAVSGTCAAYAPNYTVYCIFRLLSGMSLASIAINCMTLNVEWMPIHTRAYVGTLIGYVYSVGQFILAGVAYAVPHWRHLQLLVSVPFFVAFVYSWFFIESARWYSSSGRLDLTLQALQRVARINGKHEEGAKLSIEVLRTSLQKELMLGKGQASAMELLRCPTLRRLFLCLSMLWFATSFAYYGLVMDLQGFGVSMYLIQVIFGAVDLPAKFVCFLVINSLGRRPAQLASLLLAGICILVNGVIPKDQTIIRTSLAVLGKGCLASSFNCIFLYTGELYPTVIRQTGLGMGSTMARVGSIVSPLVSMTAEFYPSMPLFIFGAVPVAASAVTALLPETLGQPLPDTVQDLKNSRGKQGQLQQEQQKQMIPLQASTTQEKNGL, encoded by the exons ATGGCCTTCAATGACCTCCTGAAGCAGGTGGGGGGTGCTGGCCGCTTCCAGCTAATCCAGGTCACCTTGGTGGTTGTCCCCCTACTGCTGATGGCTTCCCACAACACCTTGCAGAACTTCACCGCTGCCATACCTGCTCACCACTGCCGCCCGCCTGCCAGTGCCAACCTCAGCAAAGATGGAGGTCTGGAGGCCTGGCTGCCTCTGGACAAGCAGGGGCGACCCGAGTCTTGCCTCCGTTTTACTTCCCCACAGTGGGTACCACCCTTTCACAACGGCACAGAGGTCAATGACACTGGAGTCACAGAGCCCTGCATTGATGGCTGGGTCTATGACAACAGCACCTTTCCTTCAACCATCGTAACTGAG TGGAACCTCGTGTGCTCTCACCGGGCCTTCCGCCAGCTGGCCCAGTCCCTGTACATGGTGGGAGTGCTGCTGGGAGCCATGGTGTTTGGCTACCTGGCAGACAG GCTGGGCCGTCGGAAGGTGCTTATCTTGAACTACCTACAGACAGCTGTGTCAGGAACCTGTGCGGCCTATGCACCCAACTATACCGTCTACTGTATTTTCCGGCTCCTCTCGGGCATGTCTTTGGCTAGCATTGCAATCAACTGCATGACACTAA ATGTGGAGTGGATGCCCATCCACACCCGTGCCTATGTGGGCACCTTGATTGGCTACGTCTACAGCGTGGGCCAGTTCATCCTGGCTGGTGTGGCCTATGCTGTGCCCCACTGGCGCCACCTGCAGCTTCTGGTCTCGGTGCCTTTTTTCGTTGCCTTCGTCTACTCCTG GTTCTTCATTGAGTCAGCCCGCTGGTACTCCTCCTCAGGAAGGCTTGACCTCACCCTCCAAGCCCTGCAGAGAGTGGCCAGGATCAATGGGAAACATGAAGAGGGGGCTAAGCTGAGTATAGAG GTGCTCCGGACCAGCCTGCAGAAGGAACTGATGCTAGGCAAAGGCCAGGCCTCGGCCATGGAGCTGCTACGCTGCCCCACCCTTCGccgcctcttcctctgcctctccatgcTGTG GTTTGCCACGAGCTTTGCCTACTACGGGCTGGTCATGGACCTGCAAGGCTTTGGGGTCAGCATGTACCTTATCCAGGTGATCTTCGGTGCTGTGGACCTACCAGCCAAGTTCGTATGCTTCCTCGTCATCAACTCCCTGGGCCGCCGGCCTGCACAGTTGGCCTCCCTGCTGCTGGCAGGCATCTGCATCCTGGTGAATGGGGTAATACCAAAGG ACCAGACAATCATACGCACCTCCCTGGCTGTGCTAGGGAAAGGCTGCCTGGCTTCCTCTTTCAACTGTATCTTCCTGTACACTGGAGAGCTGTACCCCACAGTGATCCG GCAGACAGGCCTGGGCATGGGCAGCACCATGGCCCGGGTGGGCAGCATCGTGAGCCCGCTGGTGAGCATGACCGCCGAGTTCTACCCCTCCATGCCTCTCTTCATCTTCGGCGCTGTCCCTGTGGCCGCCAGCGCTGTCACTGCCCTCCTGCCAGAGACCTTGGGCCAGCCACTGCCGGATACTGTGCAGGACCTGAAGAACAG CAGAGGAAAGCAGGGACAACTacagcaggagcagcagaagcAGATGATACCACTCCAGGCCTCAACAACACAGGAGAAGAATGGACTCTGA
- the Slc22a6 gene encoding solute carrier family 22 member 6 isoform X1 — protein sequence MAFNDLLKQVGGAGRFQLIQVTLVVVPLLLMASHNTLQNFTAAIPAHHCRPPASANLSKDGGLEAWLPLDKQGRPESCLRFTSPQWVPPFHNGTEVNDTGVTEPCIDGWVYDNSTFPSTIVTEWNLVCSHRAFRQLAQSLYMVGVLLGAMVFGYLADRLGRRKVLILNYLQTAVSGTCAAYAPNYTVYCIFRLLSGMSLASIAINCMTLNVEWMPIHTRAYVGTLIGYVYSVGQFILAGVAYAVPHWRHLQLLVSVPFFVAFVYSWFFIESARWYSSSGRLDLTLQALQRVARINGKHEEGAKLSIEVLRTSLQKELMLGKGQASAMELLRCPTLRRLFLCLSMLWFATSFAYYGLVMDLQGFGVSMYLIQVIFGAVDLPAKFVCFLVINSLGRRPAQLASLLLAGICILVNGVIPKDQTIIRTSLAVLGKGCLASSFNCIFLYTGELYPTVIRQTGLGMGSTMARVGSIVSPLVSMTAEFYPSMPLFIFGAVPVAASAVTALLPETLGQPLPDTVQDLKNRSRGKQGQLQQEQQKQMIPLQASTTQEKNGL from the exons ATGGCCTTCAATGACCTCCTGAAGCAGGTGGGGGGTGCTGGCCGCTTCCAGCTAATCCAGGTCACCTTGGTGGTTGTCCCCCTACTGCTGATGGCTTCCCACAACACCTTGCAGAACTTCACCGCTGCCATACCTGCTCACCACTGCCGCCCGCCTGCCAGTGCCAACCTCAGCAAAGATGGAGGTCTGGAGGCCTGGCTGCCTCTGGACAAGCAGGGGCGACCCGAGTCTTGCCTCCGTTTTACTTCCCCACAGTGGGTACCACCCTTTCACAACGGCACAGAGGTCAATGACACTGGAGTCACAGAGCCCTGCATTGATGGCTGGGTCTATGACAACAGCACCTTTCCTTCAACCATCGTAACTGAG TGGAACCTCGTGTGCTCTCACCGGGCCTTCCGCCAGCTGGCCCAGTCCCTGTACATGGTGGGAGTGCTGCTGGGAGCCATGGTGTTTGGCTACCTGGCAGACAG GCTGGGCCGTCGGAAGGTGCTTATCTTGAACTACCTACAGACAGCTGTGTCAGGAACCTGTGCGGCCTATGCACCCAACTATACCGTCTACTGTATTTTCCGGCTCCTCTCGGGCATGTCTTTGGCTAGCATTGCAATCAACTGCATGACACTAA ATGTGGAGTGGATGCCCATCCACACCCGTGCCTATGTGGGCACCTTGATTGGCTACGTCTACAGCGTGGGCCAGTTCATCCTGGCTGGTGTGGCCTATGCTGTGCCCCACTGGCGCCACCTGCAGCTTCTGGTCTCGGTGCCTTTTTTCGTTGCCTTCGTCTACTCCTG GTTCTTCATTGAGTCAGCCCGCTGGTACTCCTCCTCAGGAAGGCTTGACCTCACCCTCCAAGCCCTGCAGAGAGTGGCCAGGATCAATGGGAAACATGAAGAGGGGGCTAAGCTGAGTATAGAG GTGCTCCGGACCAGCCTGCAGAAGGAACTGATGCTAGGCAAAGGCCAGGCCTCGGCCATGGAGCTGCTACGCTGCCCCACCCTTCGccgcctcttcctctgcctctccatgcTGTG GTTTGCCACGAGCTTTGCCTACTACGGGCTGGTCATGGACCTGCAAGGCTTTGGGGTCAGCATGTACCTTATCCAGGTGATCTTCGGTGCTGTGGACCTACCAGCCAAGTTCGTATGCTTCCTCGTCATCAACTCCCTGGGCCGCCGGCCTGCACAGTTGGCCTCCCTGCTGCTGGCAGGCATCTGCATCCTGGTGAATGGGGTAATACCAAAGG ACCAGACAATCATACGCACCTCCCTGGCTGTGCTAGGGAAAGGCTGCCTGGCTTCCTCTTTCAACTGTATCTTCCTGTACACTGGAGAGCTGTACCCCACAGTGATCCG GCAGACAGGCCTGGGCATGGGCAGCACCATGGCCCGGGTGGGCAGCATCGTGAGCCCGCTGGTGAGCATGACCGCCGAGTTCTACCCCTCCATGCCTCTCTTCATCTTCGGCGCTGTCCCTGTGGCCGCCAGCGCTGTCACTGCCCTCCTGCCAGAGACCTTGGGCCAGCCACTGCCGGATACTGTGCAGGACCTGAAGAACAG GAGCAGAGGAAAGCAGGGACAACTacagcaggagcagcagaagcAGATGATACCACTCCAGGCCTCAACAACACAGGAGAAGAATGGACTCTGA
- the Slc22a6 gene encoding solute carrier family 22 member 6 isoform X3: MAFNDLLKQVGGAGRFQLIQVTLVVVPLLLMASHNTLQNFTAAIPAHHCRPPASANLSKDGGLEAWLPLDKQGRPESCLRFTSPQWVPPFHNGTEVNDTGVTEPCIDGWVYDNSTFPSTIVTEWNLVCSHRAFRQLAQSLYMVGVLLGAMVFGYLADRLGRRKVLILNYLQTAVSGTCAAYAPNYTVYCIFRLLSGMSLASIAINCMTLNVEWMPIHTRAYVGTLIGYVYSVGQFILAGVAYAVPHWRHLQLLVSVPFFVAFVYSWFFIESARWYSSSGRLDLTLQALQRVARINGKHEEGAKLSIEVLRTSLQKELMLGKGQASAMELLRCPTLRRLFLCLSMLWFATSFAYYGLVMDLQGFGVSMYLIQVIFGAVDLPAKFVCFLVINSLGRRPAQLASLLLAGICILVNGVIPKDQTIIRTSLAVLGKGCLASSFNCIFLYTGELYPTVIRAVTALLPETLGQPLPDTVQDLKNSRGKQGQLQQEQQKQMIPLQASTTQEKNGL; this comes from the exons ATGGCCTTCAATGACCTCCTGAAGCAGGTGGGGGGTGCTGGCCGCTTCCAGCTAATCCAGGTCACCTTGGTGGTTGTCCCCCTACTGCTGATGGCTTCCCACAACACCTTGCAGAACTTCACCGCTGCCATACCTGCTCACCACTGCCGCCCGCCTGCCAGTGCCAACCTCAGCAAAGATGGAGGTCTGGAGGCCTGGCTGCCTCTGGACAAGCAGGGGCGACCCGAGTCTTGCCTCCGTTTTACTTCCCCACAGTGGGTACCACCCTTTCACAACGGCACAGAGGTCAATGACACTGGAGTCACAGAGCCCTGCATTGATGGCTGGGTCTATGACAACAGCACCTTTCCTTCAACCATCGTAACTGAG TGGAACCTCGTGTGCTCTCACCGGGCCTTCCGCCAGCTGGCCCAGTCCCTGTACATGGTGGGAGTGCTGCTGGGAGCCATGGTGTTTGGCTACCTGGCAGACAG GCTGGGCCGTCGGAAGGTGCTTATCTTGAACTACCTACAGACAGCTGTGTCAGGAACCTGTGCGGCCTATGCACCCAACTATACCGTCTACTGTATTTTCCGGCTCCTCTCGGGCATGTCTTTGGCTAGCATTGCAATCAACTGCATGACACTAA ATGTGGAGTGGATGCCCATCCACACCCGTGCCTATGTGGGCACCTTGATTGGCTACGTCTACAGCGTGGGCCAGTTCATCCTGGCTGGTGTGGCCTATGCTGTGCCCCACTGGCGCCACCTGCAGCTTCTGGTCTCGGTGCCTTTTTTCGTTGCCTTCGTCTACTCCTG GTTCTTCATTGAGTCAGCCCGCTGGTACTCCTCCTCAGGAAGGCTTGACCTCACCCTCCAAGCCCTGCAGAGAGTGGCCAGGATCAATGGGAAACATGAAGAGGGGGCTAAGCTGAGTATAGAG GTGCTCCGGACCAGCCTGCAGAAGGAACTGATGCTAGGCAAAGGCCAGGCCTCGGCCATGGAGCTGCTACGCTGCCCCACCCTTCGccgcctcttcctctgcctctccatgcTGTG GTTTGCCACGAGCTTTGCCTACTACGGGCTGGTCATGGACCTGCAAGGCTTTGGGGTCAGCATGTACCTTATCCAGGTGATCTTCGGTGCTGTGGACCTACCAGCCAAGTTCGTATGCTTCCTCGTCATCAACTCCCTGGGCCGCCGGCCTGCACAGTTGGCCTCCCTGCTGCTGGCAGGCATCTGCATCCTGGTGAATGGGGTAATACCAAAGG ACCAGACAATCATACGCACCTCCCTGGCTGTGCTAGGGAAAGGCTGCCTGGCTTCCTCTTTCAACTGTATCTTCCTGTACACTGGAGAGCTGTACCCCACAGTGATCCG CGCTGTCACTGCCCTCCTGCCAGAGACCTTGGGCCAGCCACTGCCGGATACTGTGCAGGACCTGAAGAACAG CAGAGGAAAGCAGGGACAACTacagcaggagcagcagaagcAGATGATACCACTCCAGGCCTCAACAACACAGGAGAAGAATGGACTCTGA